The Chiloscyllium punctatum isolate Juve2018m chromosome 42, sChiPun1.3, whole genome shotgun sequence genome includes a region encoding these proteins:
- the LOC140465875 gene encoding uncharacterized protein isoform X5 — protein MCKNTKVGKLKQPFLKIEDSSRHFRPLYQQYISYPELNYKSHRGFSAFDPLKKSENAHQEQEKSKLRGWRMTNSERDEESLTKPAAMHTEKKRQQRFCECCHETFYNLVEHLLSKQHQDFASDPSQFAALDDIMSQLENEFVEYQSDGYTHQSLKPASSSGILLSKMCAKSIQAVNDFVLGEDRCPLEPMAASQQINLPVENLERTDEHHVKSDKTTDKPTAESLERNGHRSCPLQQEHELASLSSLGQITACPKQLEVKPPGCILLDFNAGISAERTTCYIVNEQIGEVSIVQKKCSADKGEISDEEEHVKCTSAGASYCVGAIPNSWKAACDIITTNTNYSFKKRKRSDNTKSQIERSPKCRLDDLTGVCDSFSYPKSANCLTSNFNAHIFQPHTKLLYSSNLNKTFSAHSCVEKNMFNEHAEENISMGEHFDLTGNFSLHRPLTSKERLVNLQSSGAKGEGENWEKSQIVILDSEEKTSNLVNTTSASDRLDQPRGPLRSEEQIAIPLSGAIIQAKNDLLFPLQNIESLTSQGNQVVLDVEAEIQNTNEEIEHSNVAGYTAIQLLSSFNFNGQKSLGSDALLCTKADFQVGDSRCENSVNQTNLYQSSFKNSTFHTDTFSSESEWDIQLPSRLDNRQIKDQSVDLELLRKTCVSVKDAKYETQLYSVLKDKAGVDWTKKEEKCLVSCQAKTCTPCYLTLVPYLDSYTN, from the exons TGGGAAAACTAAAGCAGCCTTTTCTTAAAATTGAAGACTCCAGTCG GCATTTTAGACCTCTCTATCAGCAATATATAAGCTATCCAGAACTCAACTATAAATCTCATAGAGGATTCAGTGCATTTGATCCTCTGAAGAAATCTGAGAATGCACATCAGGAGCAAGAAAAGAGTAAACTTAG GGGTTGGAGAATGActaacagtgagagagatgaggaatCTCTCACAAAACCAGCAGCAATGCATACAGAGAAAAAACGACAGCAGCGATTCTGTGAATGTTGCCATGAGACATTCTACAACCTTGTTGAG CATCTTCTCTCCAAGCAGCACCAAGACTTTGCCAGTGACCCCTCTCAGTTTGCAGCCCTTGACGATATTATGTCTCAATTAGAAAATGAATTTGTAGAGTACCAAAGTGATGGATACACCCATCA atcattGAAACCTGCTTCAAGCTCTGGAATTTTACTGTCCAAAATGTGTGCAAAATCGATACAGGCTGTTAATGACTTTGTCCTTGGAGAAGACCGATGTCCACTTGAGCCGATGGCTGCAAGCCAACAGATAAACCTTCCTGTAGAAAATCTGGAAAGAACTGATGAGCACCATGTGAAATCTGACAAAACAACAGATAAGCCAACTGCAGAAAGCCTGGAACGTAATGGACACAGATCCTGCCCCCTTCAGCAGGAACATGAACTGGCATCTTTGAGCTCCCTGGGTCAAATAACTGCATGCCCTAAACAGTTGGAGGTAAAACCCCCAGGTTGTATTTTACTAGACTTCAACGCAGGAATATCAGCAGAGAGAACAACTTGCTACATTGTTAATGAACAAATAGGTGAAGTTAGTATTGTGCAAAAAAAATGTAGTGCTGACAAAGGTGAAATTTCAGATGAAGAAGAGCATGTGAAATGTACATCAGCTGGAGCTTCGTATTGTGTAGGGGCAATTCCTAACTCCTGGAAGGCTGCTTGTGATATCATTACAACAAATACCAACTACAGTTTTAAAAAACGCAAACGCTCTGACAACACCAAATCGCAAATTGAGAGAAGTCCAAAATGCAGATTGGATGATTTGACTGGTGTATGTGATAGTTTCTCTTACCCTAAAAGTGCCAATTGCCTTACCAGTAATTTCAATGCGCACATTTTTCAACCACATACCAAATTGCTTTATTCATCAAATCTGAATAAAACCTTTTCTGCTCATTCTTGTGTTGAAAAGAACATGTTCAATGAACATGCAGAAGAAAACATCTCCATGGGAGAGCATTTTGATTTAACTGGCAATTTCAGTTTACACCGGCCTTTGACTAGTAAAGAAAGACTTGTAAACTTGCAAAGCAGTGGAGCCAAAGGTGAAGGTGAAAACTGGGAGAAGTCACAAATCGTCATTTTAGATTCAGAAGAAAAGACAAGCAACTTAGTAAATACCACATCTGCATCTGATCGACTTGATCAACCCAGGGGACCTCTGCGTTCTGAAGAGCAAATTGCCATTCCTTTAAGCGGAGCGATCATTCAAGCTAAAAATGATTTGCTGTTCCCTCTTCAAAATATAGAAAGCTTGACTTCTCAAGGCAATCAAGTTGTTCTTGATGTTGAAGCTGAAATTCAAAACACAAATGAGGAAATTGAACACTCAAATGTAGCAGGATATACTGCAATACAGCTACTTTCTTCCTTTAACTTCAATGGCCAGAAATCTTTGGGATCTGATGCTCTCCTATGTACGAAAGCTGATTTTCAAGTGGGTGACAGTAGATGTGAAAATTCTGTCAACCAAACTAACTTGTATCAATCTTCCTTTAAAAATAGCACATTTCACACAGATACCTTTTCATCAGAATCTGAATGGGATATTCAGTTGCCTTCAAGACTTGACAATAGACAAATTAAAGACCAATCTGTTGACTTGGAGCTCTTGCGAAAGACTTGTGTTAGTGTGAAAGATGCCAAGTATGAGACACAGTTATACTCTGTACTCAAGGACAAAGCTGGAGTAGATTGGAccaaaaaagaagagaaatgtctCGTGAGCTGTCAAGCAAAAACATGTACGCCATGTTATTTAACACTTGTGCCCTATCTGGACAGTTATACTAATTAA
- the LOC140465875 gene encoding uncharacterized protein isoform X4: protein MCKNTKAVGKLKQPFLKIEDSSRHFRPLYQQYISYPELNYKSHRGFSAFDPLKKSENAHQEQEKSKLRGWRMTNSERDEESLTKPAAMHTEKKRQQRFCECCHETFYNLVEHLLSKQHQDFASDPSQFAALDDIMSQLENEFVEYQSDGYTHQSLKPASSSGILLSKMCAKSIQAVNDFVLGEDRCPLEPMAASQQINLPVENLERTDEHHVKSDKTTDKPTAESLERNGHRSCPLQQEHELASLSSLGQITACPKQLEVKPPGCILLDFNAGISAERTTCYIVNEQIGEVSIVQKKCSADKGEISDEEEHVKCTSAGASYCVGAIPNSWKAACDIITTNTNYSFKKRKRSDNTKSQIERSPKCRLDDLTGVCDSFSYPKSANCLTSNFNAHIFQPHTKLLYSSNLNKTFSAHSCVEKNMFNEHAEENISMGEHFDLTGNFSLHRPLTSKERLVNLQSSGAKGEGENWEKSQIVILDSEEKTSNLVNTTSASDRLDQPRGPLRSEEQIAIPLSGAIIQAKNDLLFPLQNIESLTSQGNQVVLDVEAEIQNTNEEIEHSNVAGYTAIQLLSSFNFNGQKSLGSDALLCTKADFQVGDSRCENSVNQTNLYQSSFKNSTFHTDTFSSESEWDIQLPSRLDNRQIKDQSVDLELLRKTCVSVKDAKYETQLYSVLKDKAGVDWTKKEEKCLVSCQAKTCTPCYLTLVPYLDSYTN, encoded by the exons CAGTGGGAAAACTAAAGCAGCCTTTTCTTAAAATTGAAGACTCCAGTCG GCATTTTAGACCTCTCTATCAGCAATATATAAGCTATCCAGAACTCAACTATAAATCTCATAGAGGATTCAGTGCATTTGATCCTCTGAAGAAATCTGAGAATGCACATCAGGAGCAAGAAAAGAGTAAACTTAG GGGTTGGAGAATGActaacagtgagagagatgaggaatCTCTCACAAAACCAGCAGCAATGCATACAGAGAAAAAACGACAGCAGCGATTCTGTGAATGTTGCCATGAGACATTCTACAACCTTGTTGAG CATCTTCTCTCCAAGCAGCACCAAGACTTTGCCAGTGACCCCTCTCAGTTTGCAGCCCTTGACGATATTATGTCTCAATTAGAAAATGAATTTGTAGAGTACCAAAGTGATGGATACACCCATCA atcattGAAACCTGCTTCAAGCTCTGGAATTTTACTGTCCAAAATGTGTGCAAAATCGATACAGGCTGTTAATGACTTTGTCCTTGGAGAAGACCGATGTCCACTTGAGCCGATGGCTGCAAGCCAACAGATAAACCTTCCTGTAGAAAATCTGGAAAGAACTGATGAGCACCATGTGAAATCTGACAAAACAACAGATAAGCCAACTGCAGAAAGCCTGGAACGTAATGGACACAGATCCTGCCCCCTTCAGCAGGAACATGAACTGGCATCTTTGAGCTCCCTGGGTCAAATAACTGCATGCCCTAAACAGTTGGAGGTAAAACCCCCAGGTTGTATTTTACTAGACTTCAACGCAGGAATATCAGCAGAGAGAACAACTTGCTACATTGTTAATGAACAAATAGGTGAAGTTAGTATTGTGCAAAAAAAATGTAGTGCTGACAAAGGTGAAATTTCAGATGAAGAAGAGCATGTGAAATGTACATCAGCTGGAGCTTCGTATTGTGTAGGGGCAATTCCTAACTCCTGGAAGGCTGCTTGTGATATCATTACAACAAATACCAACTACAGTTTTAAAAAACGCAAACGCTCTGACAACACCAAATCGCAAATTGAGAGAAGTCCAAAATGCAGATTGGATGATTTGACTGGTGTATGTGATAGTTTCTCTTACCCTAAAAGTGCCAATTGCCTTACCAGTAATTTCAATGCGCACATTTTTCAACCACATACCAAATTGCTTTATTCATCAAATCTGAATAAAACCTTTTCTGCTCATTCTTGTGTTGAAAAGAACATGTTCAATGAACATGCAGAAGAAAACATCTCCATGGGAGAGCATTTTGATTTAACTGGCAATTTCAGTTTACACCGGCCTTTGACTAGTAAAGAAAGACTTGTAAACTTGCAAAGCAGTGGAGCCAAAGGTGAAGGTGAAAACTGGGAGAAGTCACAAATCGTCATTTTAGATTCAGAAGAAAAGACAAGCAACTTAGTAAATACCACATCTGCATCTGATCGACTTGATCAACCCAGGGGACCTCTGCGTTCTGAAGAGCAAATTGCCATTCCTTTAAGCGGAGCGATCATTCAAGCTAAAAATGATTTGCTGTTCCCTCTTCAAAATATAGAAAGCTTGACTTCTCAAGGCAATCAAGTTGTTCTTGATGTTGAAGCTGAAATTCAAAACACAAATGAGGAAATTGAACACTCAAATGTAGCAGGATATACTGCAATACAGCTACTTTCTTCCTTTAACTTCAATGGCCAGAAATCTTTGGGATCTGATGCTCTCCTATGTACGAAAGCTGATTTTCAAGTGGGTGACAGTAGATGTGAAAATTCTGTCAACCAAACTAACTTGTATCAATCTTCCTTTAAAAATAGCACATTTCACACAGATACCTTTTCATCAGAATCTGAATGGGATATTCAGTTGCCTTCAAGACTTGACAATAGACAAATTAAAGACCAATCTGTTGACTTGGAGCTCTTGCGAAAGACTTGTGTTAGTGTGAAAGATGCCAAGTATGAGACACAGTTATACTCTGTACTCAAGGACAAAGCTGGAGTAGATTGGAccaaaaaagaagagaaatgtctCGTGAGCTGTCAAGCAAAAACATGTACGCCATGTTATTTAACACTTGTGCCCTATCTGGACAGTTATACTAATTAA